In a genomic window of Acidilobus saccharovorans 345-15:
- a CDS encoding glycoside hydrolase family 15 protein: protein MARLAMVSNGTIAALYDGNFYIRSIYYPMLDQHHNHSVNGAFKIGLWKDGQMLWLENVDKSIEMDNLIARAIFRLSDATVELTSLASQTRPAIITKVSIKGEGLFRFIQYNDFRLNNSELGDTALYDPRLDAVIHYKGSTWFAVTSSHKLYEYTTGRRDQGAVLGDCQDGVLNKNPIAQGSVDSAVSIAAKEFYLYIVAGRSYNDLVESLKDLRASPGEHFERDSRYWSVLTEPVKNVKLLKQSVAVLIGHMGNNGEVPASLDTSILKFNLDTYAYTWPRDAVHVAIALDSMGYWSFTRRFYEKLFTELMTPEGYLYQKYNADGTFGSTWHPWTSETEISKNIQEDETALAVYGFWYHIVTSNDYFLLREVYENLEKATEFMASFINGKLSLPLMSYDLWEERLGVHAYTVAAVYAAMKSAADIARRLGVWSKEDKWRRLAKAIQNGFREHMFNRDGGHFYRMIVIDKDRVVSVDKTVDSSILAAGLLGLVEPSDPMFESTVKVVRDKLWVSRVGGLARYENDYYQRITGDYTGIPGNPWIITTMWLAQSYILQSDFDSAKQLMTWVEGVASPTGMLPEQVSPFDSAPLSVMPLAWSHAEYIKTYFMLGGKSLLPPG from the coding sequence GTGGCAAGACTTGCGATGGTCAGCAACGGAACTATTGCGGCGCTCTACGACGGCAACTTCTACATAAGGAGCATCTATTATCCCATGCTTGACCAGCACCATAACCACTCAGTAAACGGCGCCTTTAAGATAGGTCTATGGAAGGATGGCCAGATGCTATGGCTCGAAAACGTGGACAAGTCCATTGAAATGGACAACCTGATAGCCAGGGCTATTTTCAGATTGAGCGACGCTACAGTGGAGCTTACTTCGTTGGCCTCCCAAACAAGGCCAGCAATAATAACTAAGGTTAGCATAAAGGGTGAGGGCCTCTTTAGGTTCATACAGTACAACGACTTCAGGCTCAACAACAGTGAACTTGGTGACACGGCGCTCTACGACCCCCGACTCGATGCCGTGATCCACTACAAGGGAAGTACCTGGTTCGCGGTTACCTCATCACATAAACTCTATGAGTATACCACGGGGAGGAGAGACCAAGGAGCTGTGCTTGGAGACTGCCAGGACGGTGTTCTGAACAAAAACCCGATAGCTCAGGGCTCCGTTGACAGCGCTGTCTCCATAGCTGCCAAGGAGTTCTACCTTTACATAGTTGCTGGAAGAAGCTATAATGACCTCGTGGAATCTTTGAAGGACCTAAGGGCAAGTCCTGGTGAGCACTTTGAGCGCGACAGCAGGTACTGGAGCGTTCTTACAGAGCCCGTCAAGAATGTAAAACTCTTGAAGCAGAGCGTTGCCGTGCTCATTGGCCACATGGGTAATAATGGTGAAGTGCCTGCCTCGCTGGACACCAGCATCCTCAAGTTTAACCTTGACACTTATGCATATACATGGCCAAGGGATGCAGTTCATGTAGCCATAGCCCTTGACTCTATGGGCTACTGGTCCTTCACTAGGAGGTTTTACGAGAAGCTGTTTACAGAGCTGATGACTCCTGAAGGCTATCTTTACCAGAAGTATAACGCTGACGGCACTTTTGGAAGTACGTGGCACCCGTGGACCTCTGAGACTGAAATTAGTAAGAACATACAGGAGGACGAGACCGCCCTGGCAGTCTACGGTTTCTGGTACCATATAGTGACCTCTAATGATTACTTCCTGCTACGGGAAGTCTATGAGAATTTGGAAAAGGCCACGGAGTTCATGGCAAGTTTCATTAATGGGAAGCTGTCCTTGCCTTTGATGAGCTACGACCTCTGGGAGGAGAGACTTGGGGTTCACGCATATACGGTCGCCGCTGTCTATGCTGCCATGAAGAGCGCTGCAGACATCGCGAGGAGGCTTGGAGTGTGGAGCAAGGAGGACAAGTGGAGACGCCTAGCTAAGGCCATCCAAAACGGCTTCAGGGAACACATGTTTAACAGGGATGGAGGCCATTTCTACAGGATGATAGTAATAGATAAGGACAGGGTTGTCAGCGTTGATAAGACTGTAGATTCCTCAATCCTGGCAGCCGGCCTCCTTGGCCTTGTGGAGCCTTCAGATCCCATGTTTGAGAGCACCGTAAAGGTTGTGAGAGATAAATTGTGGGTTAGCAGGGTAGGAGGCCTTGCAAGGTATGAAAACGACTACTACCAAAGAATCACTGGTGACTATACGGGCATACCTGGCAACCCATGGATAATAACTACCATGTGGCTGGCGCAGAGCTATATATTGCAGAGTGACTTCGACTCTGCAAAGCAATTAATGACGTGGGTTGAGGGGGTAGCCTCCCCCACTGGGATGCTGCCGGAGCAGGTCAGCCCCTTCGATTCGGCGCCGCTCTCAGTAATGCCGCTGGCGTGGAGCCACGCTGAATACATTAAGACTTACTTCATGTTAGGCGGCAAAAGCCTGCTGCCGCCAGGCTAA